In Flavobacterium sp. WV_118_3, one DNA window encodes the following:
- a CDS encoding DNA-deoxyinosine glycosylase has protein sequence MLIYSFPSVSETNARILILGTMPGVASLMAEEYYGNARNHFWKLMFTIFETSFSNDYATKKALLLQNKVALWDVLQACKREGSLDSAIEQEVPNDFNDFLEKHPEITHIFFNGQKAAAYFKKYVKTTKAYHLQVLPSTSPANAGKGFEAKLTEWKGIRIPLGL, from the coding sequence ATGCTCATTTATTCTTTTCCTTCCGTATCGGAAACCAACGCCCGGATATTGATTTTAGGAACCATGCCCGGTGTTGCTTCTTTAATGGCAGAAGAATATTATGGCAATGCCCGGAATCATTTTTGGAAATTGATGTTTACCATTTTTGAAACTTCTTTTTCTAATGATTATGCCACCAAAAAAGCATTGTTGTTGCAAAATAAAGTTGCGCTATGGGACGTATTGCAGGCTTGTAAAAGAGAAGGAAGTCTGGATAGTGCGATCGAGCAGGAAGTACCTAATGATTTTAATGATTTTTTAGAAAAACATCCTGAAATCACGCATATTTTCTTTAACGGACAAAAAGCAGCTGCATATTTTAAAAAATATGTAAAAACAACCAAAGCCTATCATTTACAGGTATTGCCATCGACTAGCCCTGCGAATGCCGGTAAAGGTTTTGAAGCCAAATTAACCGAATGGAAAGGGATACGAATACCGTTAGGATTATAA